acaaatacgatttatatatttcttagatcttCATGCTTTGTAAAAATAATGTCTACACTATCAATTAGTAGAAAGAATGTACATGCTATGcatattttaccattcaaaaagagagagaagtgatgaaataattaaatattactttctattgtgaatagtaactaGTCATGTTTAGAGAGGATTTAagatttactatttattaagtCTTAAGCTTTGGACTATTGACTAGTCTAATGTAgagattttttttcacatctaacaaaaatttagacttatattaatatttaactagTCCATTACCAATGCTCTTAACTGTTTGAAAAAGCCACACATATGCTTGAAGTATAGGATGTATTGCCAgcagttaaaaaaagttgttaaaaaattatatccattgtaaaaattatgagtgttaaaatattaatatgtatttttttaataatgaataaatattttaattattattataactacaataaataaaaatgttaaagttaatattttaataaatttagagaatttattatttgatattgttaaaaaatagttaattaaattttaaaaaatgaatttttaaattaaaatttgattaaaaaatagttaatgaaaatacttgaaaaatattgataatgtttgtaatagtaataaaaaaataataaaaaaatattaataaaatattaaataacaataaaaaatattgaaaaataataaataataaataaaataaataaaaaataataataaaataaaatataataataagaatatttaagaTATTCTCACTTGCCACGCACAACTCACATAGACAAAGTAGTGCGAGTCATACAGTAGAATTGATCTAATAATTAGATCTCTTTTGATTATAAAACGAgatagataaaaattgaaaattaaataatattattaaaataaattttttattttaaaaattaataaataatttattaatttttaaatttatattttaaaaaattataataattaaataaaatgtgagCAGATTATTTATGCAACTGGATcttaaatgatattaattattttttatttttatttttcatattgaatGGCGGGAATAAGCCTCAGTACCTTACAGCTCTAGCCGTCAGAACACGCCAACTGCCCTTTCTTTCGTATCAATTCAGCTTTCCGTCACTTCAGCTTTAATTCATTTCAGCTCCATCTTTCTGTCCTTTCGATGTCAGCCTTTCTCCACATACAAGAACACAGCTCTTCCAAATGCTAAAATCACAGTTCCATCTCCGCATCGAAAATCTCGTTACTCATGCCCTGACTCTCCGCATGCAGTCACGCGTAGATCTAACTGCCGCCCCACGGCTGCAATAGTGAGCTCAGCGAAGGtttttccccctctctctctctctctctctctactgaCTAATAGCATACGATTAATGCATGTTCTGAAAATATATTCTGCGcatcttttttcttaatatttttggGTACTAATGTTTTTATTAAACTATAATTACGAGATCATGAATTATAGTCTGTTGTAATcgaattttatatgttttttggtGTTTAATACGATGCCTTGTAAAGTGCTCAAgggctttgatttttttttattagcttgAATCCAATAAGAAACATATACCGACCTGTAACTAGACGTTTATATTGATATTCGTCATCtcttacattttcttaatcatataatttattaggcAACGAGATTCTTGATGAGAAAGTCCTGCATAgagcaaataaaaaattctgCTAGTCCTATTTTGGATTGGGCTGTTTTGGGAAAAAGGTAATATTATCATTAACTCAGCTTTTTTCGCtgtctttttatatttatgttatcAACTGCACGAATAATTTTTAGTTAGTTTATATATTGCATCCATATTTAGTTCATGCACATAATTACCTATACAAAAAGACTTCCATTGTTGATAGTTTCATGAGATATAGCTATCTTATTTAACtgcattttttaagttttgtggAAAACAACCATGCAATGTGAAACTtgcaaaataatatatagcatCCACATCAGTAAAATAAGTGCAAGTTTGGCAACTCAGATTAGACAATTTTGAATTCAGTTTtcataatgaaatgaaataaatatccAAACGGTCATTTACAAACAAAACCTTATGTAAACACTGCAAGTTTTCATGACTCGACTAATCGTGTATGTTTTAGTTTGTCAGCATTGTTAGAACTATCACTCACTATAGTGCTAGAAGcacgatttttatttatttgaagtagttagaagtgtcaatTTGAGATATGGTCTGCGCCATTAGTgtcagttgattatttaagattttacggctcaataatctcatttttaattttcGGACGATACActtattagatttaatttacttattttgaGGCACTTCGtggtaaaattttaataaaggaattgtgtaacagcccactagaaatttaCTGATAGAATTTCTATTAACTTTAggaacctcttgaaaccctaaaagtttttacgaatcgaccaatcgctcaggttttagtctgtcaacgtAGTTAATGTTATCACTCATTAtagtgctagaaatatgagtttaattatttgagatagttagaagtctctgaatatgttttggtctacgccattagacccaattgattatttaagattttatggcgcaataactcatttt
Above is a genomic segment from Juglans microcarpa x Juglans regia isolate MS1-56 chromosome 1D, Jm3101_v1.0, whole genome shotgun sequence containing:
- the LOC121246483 gene encoding uncharacterized protein LOC121246483; translation: MAATSSVASKGDGSGLVFGEQRREEEKLRRDEGETNIRGEGGCDEGEHKGKREVHDEGAISSSRQNTPTALSFVSIQLSVTSALIHFSSIFLSFRCQPFSTYKNTALPNAKITVPSPHRKSRYSCPDSPHAVTRRSNCRPTAAIVSSAKATRFLMRKSCIEQIKNSASPILDWAVLGKSFMARERKIARKSIISTKRVLEMREERR